The sequence ACATGGGCACTAAAAGCGGGCAATGAGATTCGAACTCACAACAGCCACCTTGGAAGGGTGGAGCTCTACCATTGAGCTATGCCCGCATGAATTTCAAAAATGGGCAGGGGTGGTTTTGAACCACCGTAGGCCGGAGCCAATGGATTTACAGTCCATCCCCTTTAACCACTCGGGCACCTACCCATATCCTGGAGCCGATGGAGGGACTCAAACCCCCGACCATTCGATTACAAGTCGAACGCTCTATCAACTGAGCTACATCGGCAAAAATACGAGAAAAGTCTTTCAAATATAATTAAGGTTATAAATGAAAGTCAAAGAAAATATCATCAACTTTTCCTGGAAACTTTGTCGACAATTCCATACTTCCTGGCTTCCTCCGCCGACATGAAGAAGTCCCTGTCGGTATCCTCGACAATTTTCTGAATCGGCTGTCCTGTGTGATCAGCAAGAATCTGATTGAGATTATCTCTGATACGGAGCATCTCTTCGGCCTGAATCTGAATATCTGAAGCAGGTCCGAACATATTACCGGAAATCAACGGTTGATGAATCAGAACACGTGCATGCTCCCAGGCCTGTCTTTTGCCTTTTGTCCCGGCACAGAGTATAACCGCAGCCATACTTGCAGCCTGCCCCATACACACAGTCACAACATCGGATTTGGCATACCGCATTGCATCGTAAATTGCCAGTCCTGATGAGATCACTCCGCCGGGGCTGTTAATGTAAAGAGTTATATCATCGTCACTCTGTCCGTCGAAGAAAAGGATCTTTTTGACAATCGATTCCGCCGAT is a genomic window of Fibrobacter sp. containing:
- a CDS encoding ATP-dependent Clp protease proteolytic subunit, with translation MGKDQNSEFLKQMKKMFTGQEMEEQLLKRREIFLWGEINDESAESIVKKILFFDGQSDDDITLYINSPGGVISSGLAIYDAMRYAKSDVVTVCMGQAASMAAVILCAGTKGKRQAWEHARVLIHQPLISGNMFGPASDIQIQAEEMLRIRDNLNQILADHTGQPIQKIVEDTDRDFFMSAEEARKYGIVDKVSRKS